GTTCGCCTCTCCCAGCGCGATGGCCCTTGTCGCCATCATCACGGCCTGCAGGCTGGATCCGCAGACCTTATTGACGGTCACCGCACCGACGGAATGGGGCAGCCCCGCGCCGATGGCCGCTTGTCTGGCTGGTGCCTGACCCAATCCTGCGCTGAGCACGCATCCCATCAGGACTTCGTCGATCCGATCACCCGGCAGTTGGAGCCGTTTGACGGCTTCGGCGATGGCGAGGCTCCCGAGCTTGGTTGCCGGGACTGAGCTGTAGCTTCCGTTGAAGCTGCCCATGGGGGTTCGGACTGCGCTCACGATGACGGCATGGTGTCTGGCGTTCACAACAGTTTCTCCCAATCGCTCTCTTCAAGATACTGTTTCACCCTGGCCATGAAGCGGTCGGCGGTGGCGCCATCGATCACCCGATGGTCGAACGAGAGGCTCAGGTAACACATGGGGCGAATCGCGATGGCATCGTTGATGACGACCGCGCGCTTCTGCACCGACCCTACTCCGAGGATGGCAGTCTGCGGTTGATTGATGATGGGGGTGCTGAAAAGACTGCCGAAGCCGCCGTGGTTGGTGATGGTGAAGGTACCGTCCTGGACTTCTTCTGGTCTTAACCGCTTGCTCCTGGCTCGTTCGGCAAGGTCTGTTATCTCATGGGCAATCTGGTTCAGTCCTTTGCGATCGGCATGCCGAATGACGGGAACCAACAGGCCGTCGTCGAGTGCCACGGCGATGCCGAGATGCACGTCCTGCTTGATCACGAGTCCCTGTTCCCGCCAGGAGGAATTCAGAAGCGGGTGCTCTCTAATAGCGCGCGTGACGGCGCTGATCACGAACGGCAGATAGGTGAGCGCGCGGCCCTCGCGGAATCCGGCAATGCCGGTGAAGTCCGCTTCGAAAAAGGTCGCCACATGGGCCGCCGTGTGCCGGCTCTGGACCATGCGCTCGGCGATGGTCTTTCGCATTTGAGACAGGGGCACGATCTCTTCAAGCGTGGAAGCGGGAGGCGGGGATGGCGTTGCGGCGAACGTCCCTTGCACGCTGCCGGTGGATTCGCGCTTGCCGATCACGTCCAGCAGGTCATGCTTCGTGACTCTTCCGCCCTCGCCGGTTCCTGTGATTGCGGAGAGATCCAGGCCATGTTCTTTCGCCAGTTGTCGAACGGCTGGCGAGTAGTGACGCTCGCCCGGTCCTGCCTCCATCGGCCGGACCGTCACACCCCCGACACGATTGACGACGCCTGATGCCGGCTGAGTATCGAGCCTGGCCAGCATTGTCCCTACCGGAACGGTTGTTCCTTCAGGCACGAGTACCTCGGTGAGGAACCCTGTCGCGGGTGAGGGAATGTCCA
This is a stretch of genomic DNA from Nitrospira sp.. It encodes these proteins:
- a CDS encoding 2-oxo acid dehydrogenase subunit E2; translated protein: MPQLGESIAEGTVVKWLIPQGGAVEKDQPLLEVETEKVALDIPSPATGFLTEVLVPEGTTVPVGTMLARLDTQPASGVVNRVGGVTVRPMEAGPGERHYSPAVRQLAKEHGLDLSAITGTGEGGRVTKHDLLDVIGKRESTGSVQGTFAATPSPPPASTLEEIVPLSQMRKTIAERMVQSRHTAAHVATFFEADFTGIAGFREGRALTYLPFVISAVTRAIREHPLLNSSWREQGLVIKQDVHLGIAVALDDGLLVPVIRHADRKGLNQIAHEITDLAERARSKRLRPEEVQDGTFTITNHGGFGSLFSTPIINQPQTAILGVGSVQKRAVVINDAIAIRPMCYLSLSFDHRVIDGATADRFMARVKQYLEESDWEKLL